In Myxococcus xanthus, the genomic window GGCATGAACGACTCTGCGCTCCTGCAAAGGAGCGGCATTCATTTTCTCAGTCCACCCAATCAGGCTGAGGAACCAGCCATGCGGCCCCAGTGGGTGCCCGCTGCCCTGCAGGAATTCGGGACAGTGACGGAATCGATATGTACTCGGATCGCGTTTGCATTCCTTGAAGCTCCGCGAGGCGCAGCATGGCGAGGCCGTTCATGAACAGGGCGCCCTCGGTCTTCCGTAGCTCCTCTTCAGGTCCCGAGCTACGGCTCATCTTCTGGAACGTCAGAAGCCGTGCGTCGATAATTGCCTGTAGGGCTTCATCAAAAGCCAGGGGCTGCTTTTCGAGCAGGGCACGACAGGCTTCGAGATAGTTGTCTTCTCCATCCTCTAGGACGGTCTTCCACCGGTCGAGCAACGCGGAGAGCGAAGTCGGACTTGCCTCCGTTGCCCCGATGGTCTTCAGAAAGAACTGCTGAAGGAAGTGGTGTAGGAGGAAATCATCCTCATACTCATGCGCCGGGTCATGATGTCTTGCGGAAAGCTTCGCGATATCCACGGACAATGCATACTGCCCGGCAGCAATCGCGTCGATGAATGAAAACTCTTTGCTTGCGCATATGTACTGAGGCTCTGCGGCGTGGCCGCCCGCGACCAGTCGCAGAAAATACAGGCGCGCGTGAGCGGAATGGCAAAGGTGCGCAAGGAAACGGTCAGGTCGGGCATCCAAGAGCACTGCGCAGATTGCGAGTCGGCGGTGGCATAGCGCGGCTATTGTGTAAGCCTGCCCCGAGCGCTCGCTGGCATCCTGGCGTTGGATGCTGCGGGCCGCTTCTTCAATCCCGAAAAGTGAATCGTCCTGGATGTTTCTCAGAGTGTCGGAGAACATGTTTACGGATGGACTCAGTAGATGCGGCAGCGCTCGCCCATGCCAATGTACTTCACTCCGGTGAGGCCAGCGACGTCGACGGTCGCGCGTAGGTCGTCGCGGATGAGGATTGCGGAGGGCATGGACTTAAGGCGGAAGAGCTTTGCCTCGTGAGGAACCCGGTCTTCGGTGATGTGGAGACGGAACAGGCCAGAAAGGAACTCTGGCTCCATGCCAAGTTGCTCTACTTCGCTGCGCTCCATGTCAATACAGTCATGGTGATCGAGTAGGTTCGCGATATAGTAGTCATTTCCCGAGACTCGCCCCTTGTGATTTGCGATCGAGATGGGAAGGTACTCGATGTTAGCCGCTGCGTGCTCGTCTAGAGTCTGTTTGAATTTTCGGGATACAATTGCCAGTTGGACGGTGTTTGAAACGAAATCAGGGAGCGTGATTCCCTTGGTCCCGCCATCCACCTGAAGAACCACGTCTGAGGGAAACCGCTCGTCCACGGGCAATCCACGGCTCATGCGCCAGCTCATGTCGCGGATCGAGGTTGGTTCCTCATGGATGACGCAGTTCTTGGGCTCCCGAACTGTCGAAAGGATGAAGTAGGAGTGGCATACGGTGTTCATCGGGGACCGAGGATTTCAAAAGGGGACGTGGAGTTGCGCGCCAGATTCCATGGTTTCAGCATCAATCCCTTAAGGACAAAGCCGTTGTGAAAGAATCCGCTTCCGATTCAATAGATAGCGCATTCTTCGCCCATTGCGATGTAGTTCACGCCGGTGATGTGTCCTGCATCTATCGCGGCTCGTAGATCCTCGCGGACGATGATTGCAGGGGGCATGGTCTTGAGTCTGAACAGCTTGGCATTTGAAGGAATGCGCTCTGGAAAGACCTGAAGCCGGAACAACCCCGAGAGTAAGGTAGGATCTGGGTTCAGTTCCTCCACCTCGCTGCGCTCCTTGTCCACACAGTCGACATGGTCGAGTAGATTGGCAATGAAATAGTCTTTTGCGGCTACTCGGCCCTTGTGATTCGCAATTGTGACTGGCAGGAATTCGATCCGGGCGCCCGCCTGCTGTTCTAGCAGGGCCTTGAGCTTTTCTGACACAATGGAAATTCGCTCGGTGTTGTTCACCAAGTCTGGTATCTGCACACCCTTGTGACTTCCATCCATCTTGAGTACGACATCGGATGGAAACCGATGTTCCATGGGGAGCCCTGCGCTGATCCGCCATTTCTTCGGCTTCAATGCGTCTGGGACCTCATTGATGATGCAGTGCTTCGGTTCGTTCGCTTCGGTGAGGAGGAAGTATGAGTTCATGGACGGCACCTACCGGATGGTCACGAGACTTGCCAGTTCGTTGAGGTGGGCTCCAGGGCTTTTGACGCCTGCCTCGCGGATCTTCTTGCGCATTCTCAAGGAGAAGGCATCGAGTTGTGCGCCAAGCAGGGGAACCGTTTTCTCATTGAGTTTCGGATGTCCAGCCTCGTCCTCATCGGTGGCCTGAGTGAGTTGGTCCCTGATGGCATTCACGCGCGTTCGGACATCCTTGCTATACGTGCTGTGGTATTTGGGGTGCTTGAGCAACTGGAAAAGCTGGGCGTGACGTGTGCTGTTGGGTAGATAGATGATGTTTACGCCCTTGTTGACGTTGTATTTCGCTTGTTGAAGTAGTTTGAGTTGGTCGAAGTTGAGAACTTTGCTCAGGACGTCGTCGACCGGAATGATGTGGTGGGCGTTATTGCTCCAAGGCCAGCGTCCACTGGCAATGAAGTTGATGTGCCCATAGGGGCCCGAGCCCATATGCCACGCGTCCGCTCGTTTGCTCGGGTCACGCCAAGCCTGCTTGAAGCTCGTGACGAAGATGCTATCAAAGCGTTTGCGGGCTTCGCTGCCATCCTCATGGATGGGCAGGTTGTACCAATTCACCTCATCTGAGCTCTTCTGGAAGTTGAATCCATTCTCCTTGTAGTCATGGCCTGCGAACTTGCATTTTCTCTTGCCGCCCTGAGTCTCGTAGACGCACCGAGTGACACAGCCATTGCTCTCGCCGGCCACATGGGATTTGTCGTTGGAGAGTGCTTCGAAATGCTCTTCAGTGCTCATGACTGTCTCACATGCAGTGACGTCGGATCGTTGGAATGACCTTCAAGAGTGAGCTTGTAGTAGGAACGCGCCTCGGGAGGGCTCGTCATCAAGCAATGCTACCAGGGCTTTTCGGCTTCGGGCATAACCTCTGGCGAACCCTCTCACCGCTAAGCACGTAGCTACGGTTGAAGTCGCCGCGCCAATTTCTCCGAAATGCTCAGGTACGTGCCAGCGCGGAGTTGAGGAGGGAAGTTCCGCTTCCTTGAGGTGAACGAGGCAATGACCGAATTCGCGAGCACGTTGTTCATCCCCATTGAGATTGGCGATGAGCAACTCAACATCGGTTGCCTGTCGGGCCCCTCCCGGAAAACAAGCCTCAATGGCCTTGAATAGGGCCTTGCCGGAGGGGGCCTGGCCTGAGAACCGGTGGCTGGTGTCGCTCGTAAACGCGACTGGGCCAAGGAGACCCTCGATGCGTGCGCCACGGGACCGGGCGGCATCAATCCGTTCCAGGAGAATGAAGGCCCCCGCTTCGCCCGGAAAGCGTCCGATCGGGCGGTTCGGGGTTCGCAGCAGCCCCAAGTCGAAAGCCTGGGTAAGGGGTTCTCCATCGACCCAGGAGTCGATGCCGCCGATGATGCATCGGTCCATTGTTCGGCTTCGGAGTCCTTCTATCGCCCGCAGCAGCAGTTGGCAGGAAGCGGCAGCTCCGCCAAATGCATAGGACTGTGCTTGCGGCTCGATTCGTATGTTATTCAGCGCTAACAACTCGGGAATGAGCCTACGGGTCAGGCTGTTTCTTGCTTCAGTACGCTCTGCATCGATTTCGCGTTGGATGCGAGCGCGCTCGTTTTCAGGTAGACGCTCAAGCAGGCTTGTTTTTAGGTGGATGTCGTTGATGAAGCTGCCCGGTAGCTGGAGAAGGAAACCCGTCTGCGCATAGTCTGCTCGAGTCAGTCCTGAGTACGCCACGAGGTCCCGCAGGGCGGCGTCACCCAGGCGCAGCCAACGCGCGAAACCCTCGAATCCTAGGGTGAGCCATGGGATCTCATGGCCCTTTAGCGATACTGCCTCCAGGGTGTGCTCGTCTGTAACCTGGAGGTCCAGCTCCGTCCACTGCGTGAGTCCTGCTCGGGCGGCGGCACAGCTTGAGACAACGTCCCCTCCTATGGGAGAGACCATGCCCAGGCCGGTGATGACAATTGCGTCGCCAGCCACCGACGCGCTCTTGGGCTGTTCTCGAAAAGTGGAGACAGGGTGGGGCATTGACAAGTCCCGTCAAGAGTGCGTCTGGTTGAACGCGAGAGGGTGGCTTGTGTGTTCAGGCGAGGTCCAGAGCAGAGCCGGGCGGCCGATGCCTGTGCGTGTACCTGCATGATGAATGACCGGCGCAGCGTAGGGTGTTGCGCGTGATGGAGGGGCTATCCGCGGAGTGTTGGACCTATAGGTCTTTGTCGCACACCGCGCACTTGGGTGCTTCATCGCTCTTCCCCATGGCAATGACGGGCCCCTGCATGACGGGGAACGGCGGCGTGTTCTTGTCGTTGTGGAGCATCAGGTCGAAGGCGCGCGCCACGTTCTTCCCTTCGAACTTCACGTCGAAGGAGAAGTTGACGAACTCCGCCTTGCCCTTGGTCTTGCTGGAGGCCACGCCACCGCCCGCGGTGCCGGCTTCGTCGCCGGTGCTCGTCTTGAAGTTGGAGTCCTTCACGCACACCGGGTTGCCAGCGACGGAGACCTTCTTCGTGCCCTTGTCGGTGTCGGAGGACTGGGCCACGTTGGGGTAGGGGATGGGCACGGGCCCGGCCGGGCTGGGCGTCTTGCACACGTCCGGGAAGGCAACGGTGACGCCGCCGCTGTCCTTCGTCACCACGGACATCTTGTTCACACCGGTATTGACCGCCATGCCAGCCACCTCCAGGGGAACAGAATACCCCGGCGGGGCCACGCGGTGCGAGGCACGCCACCGCGAAGCTGGAGCGCGGCTGCGCCGCTGGATACATGCCCCTACGCAGGCCCCGCTCAGGCCGCCTTGGGCGCGGTCACTCCCTGGGCGGTGACCTTCAGGCCCCGCACATCGTGGAGGCCCTCTCCCAGGGCGACATGTCCGCGCCAGAGGAGCGTCACCTTCTCTTCGTCGGTATCCAGGGTCACGGTGTCCAGGTGCATGGGGGGCGTCGCGTCCTCGCCTCCTGCGAGCGCCACGGTGACGATCGGAGCGGCCTGGCCCGGAAGCGCGAAGGACAGACGGCCCTTGGGGGAAGCGCCGGCGATGATGACCGGCTCGTCCCCCTTCAGGTACCCGGGAGCGATGAGGCCCGGCGCGGCGGCGTTGAAGAACCGCCGGTCGAAGTCCTTGGGCAGCAAGGGCTTGCGCGACTTGTTCCAGGACTCGTCGTAGGTGCCGCCATACCTGGCGCGCGGCTGCCAGTGCGGGGAGGTGAAGCCGAAGCCAGCAGGCACCACCTTCTGGCCGAAGTCGCGCAGGGGCTCCGTGGCGGGATCCTCCAGGTTGGGCAGCTTCAGTCCCTCCTCGAAGTGGCGAGGACTGGCGCGGAAGCCCACTCCCACGGGGTTGCGCGGCTCGAAGGCCGGCTTCACGGTGTCCGTCCGGTCCCAGCCGCCGAATGCGCGCTCCCACGTGAGCGGAATTTTGTCGAAGGGGAGCGGCTTGGTGGCCGCGACATGTCCCATGCTCTTGAACCAGGTCCGCTCACCCACGACGCGCACGGCCTTCTTCAGCGGCCCGACCTGAAGAGCCACC contains:
- a CDS encoding AHH domain-containing protein, which produces MSTEEHFEALSNDKSHVAGESNGCVTRCVYETQGGKRKCKFAGHDYKENGFNFQKSSDEVNWYNLPIHEDGSEARKRFDSIFVTSFKQAWRDPSKRADAWHMGSGPYGHINFIASGRWPWSNNAHHIIPVDDVLSKVLNFDQLKLLQQAKYNVNKGVNIIYLPNSTRHAQLFQLLKHPKYHSTYSKDVRTRVNAIRDQLTQATDEDEAGHPKLNEKTVPLLGAQLDAFSLRMRKKIREAGVKSPGAHLNELASLVTIR
- a CDS encoding imm11 family protein, encoding MNTVCHSYFILSTVREPKNCVIHEEPTSIRDMSWRMSRGLPVDERFPSDVVLQVDGGTKGITLPDFVSNTVQLAIVSRKFKQTLDEHAAANIEYLPISIANHKGRVSGNDYYIANLLDHHDCIDMERSEVEQLGMEPEFLSGLFRLHITEDRVPHEAKLFRLKSMPSAILIRDDLRATVDVAGLTGVKYIGMGERCRIY
- a CDS encoding DUF4150 domain-containing protein, whose protein sequence is MAVNTGVNKMSVVTKDSGGVTVAFPDVCKTPSPAGPVPIPYPNVAQSSDTDKGTKKVSVAGNPVCVKDSNFKTSTGDEAGTAGGGVASSKTKGKAEFVNFSFDVKFEGKNVARAFDLMLHNDKNTPPFPVMQGPVIAMGKSDEAPKCAVCDKDL
- a CDS encoding DUF2169 family type VI secretion system accessory protein, with product MGHPTIENETPFAFDMMGLADEDGRPLLLLVVKATYDFGTSGLKLAGEQLPVTWGGESWGKPGESSDKYEPESAFIKLATDVALIGHAYPPQKGATEALVALQVGPLKKAVRVVGERTWFKSMGHVAATKPLPFDKIPLTWERAFGGWDRTDTVKPAFEPRNPVGVGFRASPRHFEEGLKLPNLEDPATEPLRDFGQKVVPAGFGFTSPHWQPRARYGGTYDESWNKSRKPLLPKDFDRRFFNAAAPGLIAPGYLKGDEPVIIAGASPKGRLSFALPGQAAPIVTVALAGGEDATPPMHLDTVTLDTDEEKVTLLWRGHVALGEGLHDVRGLKVTAQGVTAPKAA
- a CDS encoding imm11 family protein, with protein sequence MNSYFLLTEANEPKHCIINEVPDALKPKKWRISAGLPMEHRFPSDVVLKMDGSHKGVQIPDLVNNTERISIVSEKLKALLEQQAGARIEFLPVTIANHKGRVAAKDYFIANLLDHVDCVDKERSEVEELNPDPTLLSGLFRLQVFPERIPSNAKLFRLKTMPPAIIVREDLRAAIDAGHITGVNYIAMGEECAIY